In one Kineococcus rhizosphaerae genomic region, the following are encoded:
- a CDS encoding zinc-binding dehydrogenase — MADTMKAVIVHGPHDYRLEEVPVPVAGPGEALLKVEAVGICASDLKCYHGAAKFWGDENRPAWAETDTVPGHEFTGRIAAIDDEAAKRWGVQVGDRIVAEQIVPCWNCRYCNRGDYHMCQPHDMFGFKRRTPGAMAEYLVLPKEALVHKAPEDVPPWQVAYAEPLSCALHAVERAGIRFDDTVVVAGCGPIGLGMIAGAAAKFPKRIIALDALPQKLELAKKCGADTVFNITEVDVVEEVKKLTDGYGADVYIEGTGHPSAVAQGLNLLRKLGTFVEYSVFKDPVTVDWSIISDDKELNVLGAHLGQNTWPAALRLIESGRLPLDEICSHQLPLAEFQKGLDLVADSANSVKVSLIP, encoded by the coding sequence ATGGCAGACACGATGAAGGCCGTGATCGTCCACGGACCGCACGACTACCGGCTCGAAGAGGTCCCCGTGCCCGTCGCCGGCCCCGGTGAGGCCCTGCTGAAGGTCGAGGCCGTCGGCATCTGCGCCAGCGACCTCAAGTGCTACCACGGCGCCGCGAAGTTCTGGGGCGACGAGAACCGCCCGGCGTGGGCCGAGACCGACACCGTGCCCGGGCACGAGTTCACCGGGCGCATCGCGGCCATCGACGACGAGGCGGCGAAGCGCTGGGGCGTGCAGGTCGGCGACCGGATCGTCGCCGAGCAGATCGTGCCCTGCTGGAACTGCCGGTACTGCAACCGCGGCGACTACCACATGTGCCAGCCGCACGACATGTTCGGCTTCAAGCGCCGCACGCCGGGGGCGATGGCCGAGTACCTCGTGCTGCCGAAGGAGGCCCTGGTCCACAAGGCGCCCGAGGACGTCCCGCCGTGGCAGGTCGCCTACGCCGAACCGCTGTCGTGCGCGCTGCACGCCGTCGAGCGCGCCGGCATCCGCTTCGACGACACGGTCGTGGTCGCCGGGTGCGGACCCATCGGCCTGGGCATGATCGCCGGCGCCGCCGCGAAGTTCCCCAAGCGCATCATCGCCCTCGACGCGCTGCCGCAGAAGCTGGAACTGGCGAAGAAGTGCGGCGCCGACACCGTGTTCAACATCACCGAGGTCGACGTCGTCGAGGAGGTCAAGAAGCTCACCGACGGCTACGGCGCCGACGTCTACATCGAGGGCACCGGCCACCCGTCCGCGGTCGCCCAGGGGCTGAACCTGCTGCGCAAGCTCGGCACCTTCGTCGAGTACTCGGTCTTCAAGGACCCGGTGACCGTCGACTGGTCGATCATCTCCGACGACAAGGAACTCAACGTCCTCGGTGCGCACCTGGGGCAGAACACCTGGCCCGCGGCCCTGCGGCTCATCGAGTCCGGCCGGCTGCCCCTGGACGAGATCTGCTCCCACCAGCTGCCGCTGGCCGAGTTCCAGAAGGGGCTCGACCTCGTGGCCGACTCCGCGAACTCCGTCAAGGTCTCCCTGATCCCCTGA
- a CDS encoding sugar-binding transcriptional regulator gives MPNTERFPLALAHTAATLYYLQDATQAEIAERIGTSRATVSRLLREARERGLVRIEVLPLPVEDPGDLADRLREALGLEQVRLCPPTTAAHVAEAVSPTVSTVLTEVGLSAGDVLLVSSGRTVYEIAQRELPALPGVLVAPMVGGQDEPEAWYQTNEITRRIAAGVGGSPRFCYAPAFPARALRSSLAADPGFRRFTQLWSDARCALMGVGAPPLQRESIPGFVPTGEEPLQTAVGDVASRFYDANGTEVSYEGADRLVAIPLEVLREVPVRIAVAYGAVKVPSVVAGARGGYFTHLVTDPSTASGLLASLEEEP, from the coding sequence GTGCCGAACACGGAGCGGTTCCCGCTGGCGCTGGCGCACACCGCGGCGACGCTCTACTACCTGCAGGACGCCACCCAGGCCGAGATCGCCGAGCGGATCGGCACCTCCCGCGCCACCGTCAGCCGCCTGCTGCGCGAGGCCCGCGAGCGGGGGCTGGTCCGCATCGAGGTGCTGCCGCTGCCGGTCGAGGACCCCGGCGACCTCGCCGACCGGCTGCGCGAGGCCCTGGGGCTGGAGCAGGTGCGCCTGTGCCCGCCGACGACGGCCGCCCACGTCGCCGAGGCCGTCTCGCCCACGGTTTCCACCGTGCTCACCGAGGTCGGGCTGAGCGCCGGGGACGTGCTGCTGGTCTCCTCGGGCCGGACGGTGTACGAGATCGCCCAGCGGGAACTGCCCGCGCTGCCGGGGGTGCTCGTGGCCCCCATGGTCGGCGGCCAGGACGAACCCGAAGCCTGGTACCAGACCAACGAGATCACCCGGCGGATCGCCGCCGGGGTCGGGGGGAGTCCCCGGTTCTGCTACGCCCCCGCGTTCCCGGCCCGCGCCCTGCGCAGCAGCCTGGCCGCCGATCCCGGTTTCCGGCGGTTCACGCAGTTGTGGAGCGACGCCCGGTGCGCCCTCATGGGCGTCGGGGCCCCTCCGCTGCAGCGGGAGTCGATCCCCGGTTTCGTCCCCACCGGGGAGGAACCCCTGCAGACGGCCGTCGGCGACGTGGCCTCGCGGTTCTACGACGCGAACGGCACCGAGGTCTCCTACGAGGGCGCCGACCGTCTCGTCGCGATCCCCCTGGAGGTGCTGCGCGAGGTTCCCGTGCGCATCGCCGTCGCGTACGGTGCGGTCAAGGTCCCCAGCGTCGTCGCGGGCGCCCGCGGCGGGTACTTCACCCACCTCGTCACCGACCCGTCGACGGCGTCGGGTCTGCTCGCGTCCCTGGAGGAGGAACCGTGA
- a CDS encoding SDR family NAD(P)-dependent oxidoreductase, translating into MTPRSIPESFDLTGRRALVTGATQGLGTDVVRTLAAAGCDLVLSARTHEALQALAAAVRGDHGVRVEVVAADLSDAADTESLASRALAAFDGLDVLVNNAGVSFPQRVVDVDAGTWDRTLAVNLRAPALLGSRVGRAMAAAGRGSIVNVSSVAGSLALAEHFAYSSSKAALVMATKVLALELGPSGVRANSVSPTVVMTEMGQRVWGEQAKAAPMLVRIPLGRFAQPGDVSGAVLFLASDASAMVNGVDLTVDGGFSAA; encoded by the coding sequence GTGACCCCCCGCTCGATCCCGGAGTCCTTCGACCTGACCGGCCGCAGGGCCCTGGTCACCGGTGCGACCCAGGGACTGGGCACGGACGTCGTGCGCACCCTCGCCGCGGCCGGGTGCGACCTCGTGCTCTCCGCCCGCACCCACGAGGCGCTGCAGGCCCTGGCCGCCGCGGTGCGCGGCGACCACGGCGTCCGCGTCGAGGTCGTCGCCGCCGACCTGTCCGACGCGGCCGACACCGAGTCCCTGGCGTCGCGGGCGCTGGCCGCCTTCGACGGCCTCGACGTCCTGGTGAACAACGCGGGCGTCTCCTTCCCGCAGCGGGTCGTCGACGTCGACGCCGGCACGTGGGACCGCACGCTCGCCGTGAACCTGCGCGCACCCGCGCTGCTGGGCTCGCGCGTCGGCCGGGCCATGGCCGCGGCGGGCCGCGGCAGCATCGTCAACGTCTCGTCGGTCGCGGGGTCGCTGGCGCTGGCCGAGCACTTCGCCTACTCCTCCAGCAAGGCCGCGCTCGTGATGGCCACCAAGGTGCTCGCCCTGGAACTCGGACCCTCGGGGGTCCGGGCGAACTCGGTGAGCCCGACGGTGGTGATGACCGAGATGGGGCAACGGGTCTGGGGCGAGCAGGCGAAGGCGGCCCCGATGCTGGTACGCATCCCGCTGGGCCGCTTCGCCCAGCCGGGCGACGTGAGCGGCGCCGTGCTGTTCCTGGCCTCCGACGCCTCGGCGATGGTGAACGGCGTGGACCTGACCGTCGACGGGGGTTTCTCGGCGGCCTGA
- a CDS encoding SDR family oxidoreductase, whose translation MEKIALVTGAGTGIGRAVAAALVQSGFAVALAGRREDVLREAAAQIGGTTSVHRADVSDEHEVDALFAAVVDRFGRLDLLVNNAGTSAPQVPIDELDVQRWHDVVAVNLTGTFLCTRAAFRQMKRQDPGGGRIINNGSISSMAPRPNSAPYTATKTAVTGLTRQTALDGRPFGIACGQIDIGNVRTDLLAMPDAGVPQADGSLAVEPTMGLAEVAEAVRYMASLPPSANVLSMTVMATTMPFVGRG comes from the coding sequence GTGGAGAAGATCGCCCTGGTGACGGGTGCGGGCACCGGCATCGGCCGCGCCGTCGCCGCGGCCCTCGTGCAGTCGGGTTTCGCGGTGGCCCTGGCCGGTCGCCGCGAGGACGTCCTGCGCGAGGCCGCGGCGCAGATCGGCGGGACCACCTCCGTGCACCGGGCCGACGTGTCCGACGAGCACGAGGTGGACGCCCTGTTCGCGGCCGTCGTGGACCGCTTCGGCCGGCTGGACCTGCTGGTCAACAACGCGGGGACCTCCGCGCCGCAGGTGCCCATCGACGAGCTCGACGTCCAGCGCTGGCACGACGTCGTCGCGGTGAACCTCACGGGCACGTTCCTGTGCACCCGCGCGGCGTTCCGGCAGATGAAGCGCCAGGACCCCGGCGGCGGGCGCATCATCAACAACGGGTCGATCTCGTCGATGGCCCCCCGCCCGAACTCCGCGCCCTACACCGCGACGAAGACGGCCGTCACGGGGCTGACCCGGCAGACCGCTCTCGACGGCCGCCCCTTCGGTATCGCCTGCGGTCAGATCGACATAGGCAACGTCCGCACCGACCTGCTGGCGATGCCGGACGCCGGTGTCCCGCAGGCCGACGGATCGCTCGCCGTCGAACCCACGATGGGACTGGCCGAGGTGGCCGAGGCCGTGCGGTACATGGCGTCCCTGCCCCCGTCGGCGAACGTCCTGTCGATGACGGTCATGGCGACGACCATGCCCTTCGTGGGCCGGGGCTGA
- a CDS encoding septum formation family protein has protein sequence MERVTAHRGTPARAAVPLALLTGLLTGLLTTLLTGCGAATSAGAELPTGSVAVGTCKLKTTAEEVVALSDTSPAVACSSPHTFQAYALGRLDPAVAALGPERPVSEILTARNADVCPLTVRDFLGADPLDSQWGLSVFAKYPTRAEWRRGERTVVCDLVADAPVGVVPTLGVSLEGVLRHDDSARFRLCSRDERLLTCDQPHTAERAGDVPVGATAGEEAACTANGLAYTRSAAPQGWRPTVVHRDGAAQCWLTALEGPRTGTLRGGLVAR, from the coding sequence GTGGAACGAGTCACCGCACACCGCGGCACCCCCGCCCGGGCCGCGGTCCCGCTCGCCCTGCTGACCGGCCTGCTGACCGGCCTGCTGACCACCCTGCTGACGGGGTGCGGCGCGGCCACCTCCGCGGGGGCCGAACTGCCCACCGGCTCGGTCGCGGTCGGGACGTGCAAGCTCAAGACCACCGCCGAGGAGGTGGTGGCGCTCAGCGACACCTCACCGGCCGTCGCCTGCAGCAGCCCGCACACCTTCCAGGCGTACGCCCTCGGCCGACTCGACCCCGCCGTCGCCGCCCTCGGTCCCGAGCGTCCCGTCTCGGAGATCCTGACGGCCCGCAACGCCGACGTCTGCCCCCTGACGGTGCGCGACTTCCTGGGGGCCGATCCCCTGGACAGCCAGTGGGGGCTCAGCGTCTTCGCGAAGTACCCCACCCGCGCCGAGTGGCGGCGCGGGGAGCGGACCGTCGTGTGCGACCTCGTCGCCGACGCTCCCGTCGGCGTCGTCCCCACCCTCGGCGTCTCCCTGGAGGGCGTCTTGCGCCACGACGACTCCGCCCGGTTCCGGCTCTGCTCGCGGGACGAGCGACTGCTCACCTGCGACCAGCCGCACACCGCCGAACGGGCCGGGGACGTGCCCGTCGGAGCCACGGCCGGCGAGGAGGCGGCGTGCACCGCCAACGGCCTCGCCTACACCCGCAGCGCCGCGCCGCAGGGCTGGCGGCCCACCGTCGTCCACCGCGACGGCGCCGCCCAGTGCTGGCTCACGGCCCTGGAGGGCCCGCGAACGGGCACCCTGCGCGGTGGGCTGGTGGCCCGGTGA
- a CDS encoding response regulator transcription factor, translating to MRADGTVDLAAELWPHLLDAIASGEHRMVLESASGGRVVLISEREVQRLEEQARAGRPASRTILTARETEILLLVEAGLNGAQIATRLGLSTNTVAQHLSSARRKYGLRSSAAAATAARQAGHLPDANRGESTS from the coding sequence ATGCGGGCCGACGGCACGGTGGACCTGGCGGCGGAACTGTGGCCGCACCTGCTGGACGCGATCGCCTCGGGCGAGCACCGCATGGTCCTGGAGTCGGCCAGCGGTGGCCGCGTCGTCCTGATCTCCGAGCGCGAGGTCCAGCGGCTCGAGGAGCAGGCCCGTGCCGGCCGCCCGGCGTCCCGCACGATCCTGACCGCCCGCGAGACCGAGATCCTCCTGCTCGTCGAGGCGGGTCTGAACGGTGCGCAGATCGCCACCCGGCTCGGGCTGTCGACGAACACCGTCGCCCAGCACCTGTCCAGCGCCCGCCGCAAGTACGGGCTGCGCAGCAGCGCCGCCGCGGCCACCGCAGCGCGTCAGGCCGGGCACCTGCCCGACGCGAACCGTGGGGAATCAACTAGTTGA
- a CDS encoding exosortase/archaeosortase family protein, which yields MRGRRGAAPADGTSAEYEAQAQRAFDALDPRWVAPDRAASLDVGLVRPVLALGSLAVLVALFVLAHRVQETEAAVSAALARAAGLSDAHHLGSVVLFSVQGNWTGYQVTLGCTVAFLIVPFFAGTAVLVSIRRVPVLRALAGLTTAITTVVAFNQLRLLTIALGMATWGPDAGYSYTHVFVGTTISTFGVVLAGVAYLGVLLRGTFTRAGAHHE from the coding sequence GTGCGCGGGCGCCGCGGGGCTGCGCCGGCCGACGGCACCTCGGCCGAGTACGAGGCGCAGGCGCAGCGGGCCTTCGACGCCCTGGACCCGCGGTGGGTCGCCCCGGACCGGGCGGCCAGCCTGGACGTGGGTCTCGTGCGGCCGGTGCTGGCGCTCGGCAGCCTCGCGGTGCTCGTCGCGCTGTTCGTCCTGGCCCACCGGGTGCAGGAGACCGAGGCGGCCGTCTCGGCCGCGCTGGCCCGGGCGGCCGGCCTGTCCGACGCCCACCACCTGGGCAGCGTCGTCCTCTTCAGCGTCCAGGGGAACTGGACCGGGTACCAGGTCACCCTGGGCTGCACCGTGGCGTTCCTCATCGTCCCGTTCTTCGCGGGCACCGCCGTCCTCGTGAGCATCCGGCGGGTCCCCGTCCTGCGCGCCCTGGCGGGTCTGACCACGGCGATCACCACGGTCGTGGCCTTCAACCAGCTGCGGCTGCTCACCATCGCCCTCGGCATGGCCACCTGGGGACCCGACGCCGGGTACTCCTACACCCACGTGTTCGTGGGCACGACCATCAGCACCTTCGGGGTCGTCCTGGCCGGTGTCGCCTACCTCGGCGTCCTGTTGCGCGGCACCTTCACCCGGGCGGGAGCTCACCATGAATGA
- a CDS encoding glycosyltransferase: MNDPRWYLALLNTGAFLLCVSFLVYVLCILRPFVRRRDTLPGDPDEYDLHFVVPCLNEEAVITGTVRHLVTTFPRARLWCVDDASTDATPRLLAALEEEFAAVRVLTRRHPDAQQGKGPALNHAWRAIDAELPPGTDRSRVLVGILDADARLDRLCPDLISGPAMFGDPDVAAVQVQVRVTCDVDALVSTDLDDLSSVFDPATVHAPPRRDPLLIQLQDLEFTGPIAAMQVLRRRTGSVGMGGNGQFTRMAALDRIALEHGTPWHGALLEDFELGLHVLLTGGRTEYCDDTYVSQVGLTALRPLIRQRSRWAQGGMQCMRYLWRVLSSPNVPLPAALEIAYYLCVPWSQITGSVVFPLALGLDVHYAATTGGGPTAWWVAGAWGVLPLAVLFGALPHAVWGPLYRMRTRSGISHGRAVRLGVANILYGYLLQLAVWWALVRVLRGRHDWKKTAHDAGHAGTEVTTHDGAPVLVGAGDTHETHAEGREDAR; the protein is encoded by the coding sequence ATGAATGACCCCCGCTGGTACCTGGCGCTGCTGAACACCGGCGCGTTCCTGCTGTGCGTGAGCTTCCTGGTCTACGTCCTGTGCATCCTGCGGCCCTTCGTGCGCCGCCGCGACACCCTGCCCGGCGACCCCGACGAGTACGACCTGCACTTCGTGGTGCCGTGCCTGAACGAGGAAGCCGTCATCACCGGCACCGTCCGCCACCTGGTGACGACCTTCCCCCGGGCCCGGCTGTGGTGCGTCGACGACGCCTCGACCGACGCGACCCCCCGGCTGCTCGCCGCCCTCGAGGAGGAGTTCGCGGCCGTGCGGGTCCTGACCCGCCGCCACCCCGACGCCCAGCAGGGCAAGGGACCGGCCCTCAACCACGCGTGGCGGGCCATCGACGCGGAACTGCCGCCGGGCACCGACCGGTCCCGGGTCCTCGTGGGCATCCTCGACGCCGACGCCCGGCTGGACCGCCTGTGCCCGGACCTCATCAGCGGCCCAGCGATGTTCGGGGACCCCGACGTGGCCGCCGTCCAGGTGCAGGTGCGCGTCACCTGCGACGTCGACGCCCTCGTCAGCACCGACCTCGACGACCTGAGCAGCGTGTTCGACCCCGCCACCGTCCACGCCCCACCGCGCCGCGACCCCCTGCTGATCCAGCTGCAGGACCTGGAGTTCACCGGCCCGATCGCCGCGATGCAGGTCCTGCGGCGGCGCACGGGCAGCGTCGGGATGGGCGGCAACGGCCAGTTCACCCGCATGGCGGCCCTGGACCGCATCGCGCTCGAGCACGGCACGCCCTGGCACGGGGCGCTGCTGGAGGACTTCGAGCTGGGGCTGCACGTCCTGCTCACCGGCGGCCGCACGGAGTACTGCGACGACACCTACGTCTCGCAGGTCGGGCTGACGGCCCTGCGTCCCCTCATCCGCCAGCGCAGCCGGTGGGCCCAGGGCGGGATGCAGTGCATGCGCTACCTGTGGCGCGTCCTCAGCTCGCCGAACGTGCCGCTGCCGGCGGCGCTGGAGATCGCCTACTACCTGTGCGTGCCGTGGTCGCAGATCACCGGCAGCGTCGTCTTCCCGCTCGCCCTGGGCCTGGACGTCCACTACGCCGCCACCACCGGCGGCGGTCCCACGGCCTGGTGGGTCGCCGGCGCCTGGGGCGTGCTGCCGCTGGCCGTCCTCTTCGGCGCGCTGCCGCACGCGGTGTGGGGACCGCTGTACCGGATGCGCACCCGCAGCGGCATCAGCCACGGCCGCGCGGTCCGGCTGGGCGTGGCCAACATCCTCTACGGCTACCTGCTGCAGCTGGCCGTGTGGTGGGCCCTCGTCCGCGTCCTGCGCGGGCGCCACGACTGGAAGAAGACCGCCCACGACGCCGGCCACGCCGGCACGGAGGTCACGACGCACGACGGGGCACCGGTCCTCGTCGGGGCGGGGGACACGCACGAGACGCACGCCGAGGGGCGGGAGGACGCACGATGA
- the wecB gene encoding non-hydrolyzing UDP-N-acetylglucosamine 2-epimerase, which produces MSDREDLRVDVVLGTRPEIVKLAPVVHALGASAGTVFTAQHYDPELSDVFFAATGLPRPAAVLDGVGGRSRAAQLTTMLDALTGLLDERRPDAVVVQGDTNSANAGAQAAHYLGIPVVHVEAGLRSHDRAMPEEVNRLVIGAVADVHCCPTPQNVENLLRAGADPTAVHLTGNPVVEATTRALPTAAERAALLADLGVEAGRFVLATVHRPENTDTEERLRGLLTGLGSLGLPVLLPLHPRTRSRLRSFGIEVPAGVRALAPTDHATFLALAAEALVLVSDSGGVQEEVTVLGKPLVVVRRSTERPESVEAGFAVLTDVDGIAGALARQTRPGWPGRLATLPSPYGDGRAAQRIAHLTLAAARSSAGPGPRSQVLDRSVDGASTRPVS; this is translated from the coding sequence ATGAGCGACCGGGAGGACCTGCGCGTCGACGTGGTCCTGGGCACCCGCCCCGAGATCGTCAAACTGGCCCCCGTCGTGCACGCCCTGGGCGCGTCGGCGGGCACCGTCTTCACGGCCCAGCACTACGACCCCGAACTCAGCGACGTGTTCTTCGCCGCCACCGGGCTCCCCCGCCCGGCCGCGGTGCTGGACGGCGTCGGGGGCCGGTCCCGCGCGGCGCAGCTCACGACGATGCTGGACGCCCTCACCGGCCTCCTCGACGAACGGCGCCCCGACGCCGTCGTCGTCCAGGGCGACACGAACAGCGCGAACGCCGGCGCCCAGGCCGCGCACTACCTGGGCATCCCCGTCGTGCACGTGGAGGCCGGACTGCGCAGCCACGACCGCGCGATGCCCGAGGAGGTCAACCGGCTCGTCATCGGCGCGGTGGCCGACGTGCACTGCTGCCCGACGCCGCAGAACGTCGAGAACCTCCTGCGGGCCGGGGCGGACCCCACGGCCGTGCACCTGACGGGGAACCCCGTGGTGGAGGCGACGACCCGGGCCCTGCCGACCGCCGCCGAGCGGGCCGCGCTGCTCGCCGACCTCGGGGTGGAGGCCGGGCGGTTCGTGCTCGCGACCGTCCACCGCCCCGAGAACACCGACACCGAGGAGCGGTTGCGGGGTCTGCTGACCGGCCTGGGGTCCCTGGGGCTACCCGTCCTGCTGCCGCTGCACCCGCGCACCCGGTCGCGGTTGCGGTCCTTCGGGATCGAGGTCCCCGCCGGGGTGCGCGCCCTGGCGCCCACCGACCACGCGACGTTCCTCGCCCTGGCCGCCGAGGCGCTCGTGCTGGTGTCCGACTCCGGGGGCGTGCAGGAGGAGGTCACCGTCCTGGGCAAACCCCTCGTCGTGGTGCGCCGCAGCACCGAGCGCCCCGAGAGCGTCGAGGCGGGTTTCGCGGTCCTCACCGACGTCGACGGCATCGCCGGGGCCCTGGCCCGGCAGACCCGTCCCGGCTGGCCCGGACGGCTGGCGACGCTGCCGTCCCCCTACGGCGACGGCCGCGCGGCCCAGCGCATCGCGCACCTCACCCTGGCGGCCGCGCGCAGCTCGGCCGGTCCTGGACCGCGGTCTCAGGTCCTGGACCGGTCCGTCGATGGAGCCTCGACCCGCCCCGTGTCGTGA
- a CDS encoding methyl-accepting chemotaxis protein, with the protein MSRRRGPAAQSPLRVPRDVEALEQVLIAFDGGVADAQDARVKLTDAMVGALELAYGARWVPDASGRLSLAYETGPIGTVVDAALSGSTTLGPGSARHTLVEQAATSQRPVIVEASERDADGRTCARWQAAQRAGMVAGAAVPMMDEGDVVGVMEFYSDHGLPRFGDDKWRAIGRIATLARRQALAGSAAQEMLGDRQAVTTVVTEIGRAADEAAAVRTALETVRTAFGWAYGSFWGRDETDDVLRFSLESGSAGEEFRRVTLAASFAEGVGLSGRAWRARDLVFVRDLAEVTDCVRAPAAQRAGVRSGVCFPILDGDHVVGTMDFFTTDTIELSDSRAEALRNVAQLVSQRMSVLRRTASDARNAQLLLDTVAQLREATFDAGRVAQEATERSAAMISDVAQLGSASSAVGDVIGIISKIAGQTNLLALNATIEAARAGELGRGFAVVADEVKELARETAAATQQVVEHISGIQTSSESVSTGIHATSDIIGQLDTVQAQINDVLEKQVHMAELFERR; encoded by the coding sequence ATGTCCCGTCGCCGTGGCCCGGCCGCCCAGAGCCCCCTGCGCGTCCCGCGCGACGTGGAGGCCCTGGAGCAGGTGCTCATCGCCTTCGACGGCGGGGTGGCCGACGCGCAGGACGCACGGGTCAAGCTGACCGACGCGATGGTCGGCGCCCTGGAACTGGCCTACGGGGCCCGCTGGGTGCCGGACGCCTCCGGGCGCCTGTCGCTGGCGTACGAGACGGGGCCGATCGGGACCGTGGTGGACGCCGCGCTGAGCGGGTCCACCACCCTGGGGCCCGGCAGCGCCCGGCACACCCTCGTCGAGCAGGCCGCCACCAGCCAGCGACCGGTCATCGTCGAGGCGTCCGAGCGCGACGCCGACGGGCGGACGTGCGCCCGGTGGCAGGCCGCGCAGCGCGCCGGGATGGTCGCGGGCGCGGCCGTGCCGATGATGGACGAGGGTGACGTCGTCGGCGTCATGGAGTTCTACAGCGACCACGGCCTGCCGCGGTTCGGCGACGACAAGTGGCGGGCCATCGGCCGCATCGCGACCCTCGCCCGCCGGCAGGCGCTGGCCGGTTCCGCCGCGCAGGAGATGCTGGGTGACCGGCAGGCCGTCACCACCGTCGTCACCGAGATCGGGCGGGCCGCCGACGAGGCGGCTGCGGTCCGCACCGCGCTGGAGACGGTCCGCACGGCGTTCGGCTGGGCCTACGGATCCTTCTGGGGCCGCGACGAGACCGACGACGTGCTGCGCTTCAGCCTCGAGTCCGGCTCGGCGGGCGAGGAGTTCCGCCGGGTCACGCTCGCGGCCTCCTTCGCCGAGGGCGTCGGGTTGTCGGGGCGGGCCTGGCGGGCGCGCGACCTCGTGTTCGTGCGCGACCTCGCCGAGGTGACCGACTGCGTCCGGGCCCCCGCGGCGCAGCGGGCCGGTGTCCGTTCGGGCGTGTGCTTCCCGATCCTCGACGGCGACCACGTCGTGGGCACGATGGACTTCTTCACCACCGACACCATCGAGCTGTCGGACTCGCGCGCCGAGGCCCTGCGCAACGTGGCCCAGCTGGTGTCGCAGCGGATGTCGGTGCTGCGCCGCACCGCGTCGGACGCCCGCAACGCGCAGCTGCTGCTGGACACCGTGGCGCAGCTGCGGGAGGCCACGTTCGACGCGGGGCGCGTCGCGCAGGAGGCGACCGAGCGCTCGGCCGCGATGATCTCGGACGTGGCGCAGCTCGGGAGCGCGTCCAGCGCCGTGGGTGACGTCATCGGGATCATCTCGAAGATCGCGGGCCAGACGAACCTGCTGGCCCTCAACGCCACGATCGAGGCGGCGCGCGCCGGCGAACTCGGCCGGGGTTTCGCGGTCGTCGCCGACGAGGTCAAGGAGCTGGCCCGCGAGACCGCCGCAGCCACCCAGCAGGTGGTCGAGCACATCTCCGGGATCCAGACCAGCAGCGAGTCCGTGAGCACGGGGATCCACGCCACCAGCGACATCATCGGCCAGCTGGACACGGTGCAGGCGCAGATCAACGACGTGCTGGAGAAGCAGGTCCACATGGCGGAACTCTTCGAGCGCCGCTGA